In the Microtus pennsylvanicus isolate mMicPen1 chromosome 6, mMicPen1.hap1, whole genome shotgun sequence genome, one interval contains:
- the Cog8 gene encoding conserved oligomeric Golgi complex subunit 8 isoform X4 has product MATAVTLQSSAPASATATATAAALGEVEDEGLLASLFRDRFPEAQWRERPDVGRYLRELSGSGLDRLRREPERLAEERAQLLQQTRDLAFANYKTFIRGAECTERIHRLFGDVETSLGHLLDRLPSFQQSCRNFVKEAEEISSNRRMNTLTLNRHTEILEILEIPQLMDTCVRNSYYEEALELAAYVRRLERKYSSIPVIQSIVNEVRQSMQLMLSQLIQQLRTNIQLPACLRVIGYLRRMDVFTEAELRVKFLQARDAWLRSILTAIPNDDPYFHITKTIEACRVHLFDIITQYRAIFSDEDPLLPSAMGEYTVNEGAIFHGWVLQKISQFLQVLETDLYRGIGGRLDSLLGQCMYFGLSFSRVGADFRGQLAPVFQRVALNSFQKAVEEAVEKFQDEMTSYTLISAAAILGSSNMPAAVPTTQPGTLQPPMVLLDFPPLACFLNNILVAFNDLRLCCPVALAQDVTRALEDALAKDWTQGESRWCGQQVGGQPASSSTKWIICRAACSLTKWTAGHLPISTGWRSMTDRGSGKPACRHFR; this is encoded by the exons CCGCGCTGGGGGAGGTGGAAGATGAGGGACTCCTGGCGTCGCTCTTCCGCGACCGCTTCCCCGAGGCCCAGTGGCGTGAGCGGCCGGACGTGGGCCGCTACCTCCGGGAGCTGAGCGGCTCGGGGCTGGACCGGCTGCGACGCGAGCCCGAGCGCTTGGCGGAGGAGCGGGCCCAGCTGCTGCAGCAGACGCGCGACCTGGCCTTCGCCAATTACAAGACGTTCATTCGCGGTGCCGAGTGCACCGAGCGCATCCACCGTCTCTTTGGCGACGTGGAAACGTCCCTCGGTCACCTGCTCGACCGTCTGCCCAGCTTTCAGCAGAGCTGCAG GAACTTTGTGAAGGAGGCCGAGGAGATCAGCTCTAACCGCCGGATGAACACCCTGACTCTAAACCGGCACACAGAAATCCTGGAGATTTTAGAGATTCCCCAGCTTATGGACACCTGTGTCCGAAATAGCTATTACGAAGAGGCCCTGGAGCTTGCCGCCTATGTTCGCCGACTGGAAAGGAAATACTCCTCTATCCCTGTCATCCAG AGCATCGTGAATGAAGTGCGCCAGTCCATGCAGCTGATGCTGAGCCAGTTGATCCAGCAACTGAGGACCAACATCCAGCTCCCAGCCTGCCTGCGTGTCATTGGCTATCTCCGGCGCATGGATGTCTTCACTGAGGCTGAGCTGAGGGTGAAGTTTCTTCAGGCCCGGGATGCTTGGCTTCGCTCCATCCTGACTGCCATCCCTAATGATGATCCTTATTTCCATATCACAAAAACCATAGAGGCCTGCCGGGTCCACCTCTTTGATATCATCACTCAGTACCGTGCCATCTTCTCGGATGAGGACCCCTTGCTGCCGTCTGCCATGGGAGAGTACACTGTGAATGAGGGTGCCATCTTCCATGGCTGGGTGCTGCAGAAAATCTCACAGTTCCTGCAAGTGTTAGAGACCGATCTTTACCGGGGTATAGGAGGGCGCTTGGATTCTCTGCTAGGCCAATGCATGTACTTTGGGCTGTCCTTTAGCCGGGTGGGGGCTGATTTCCGGGGCCAGTTGGCTCCTGTTTTCCAGAGAGTGGCACTCAACTCTTTCCAGAAAGCAGTTGAGGAAGCAGTAGAAAAATTCCAGGATGAAATGACTTCGTACACCCTCATCTCAGCTGCAGCCATCCTGGGCAGCAGTAACATGCCTGCTGCAGTGCCAACCACACAACCCGGGACGTTGCAGCCACCGATGGTACTCCTAGACTTCCCGCCGCTTGCCTGCTTCCTTAACAACATTTTGGTTGCTTTCAACGATCTGCGTCTCTGCTGTCCTGTGGCCCTAGCACAGGATGTGACTCGGGCCTTGGAGGATGCCCTTGCCAAG GACTGGACCCAAGGGGAGAGCCGGTGGTGTGGTCAGCAAGTGGGTGGACAGCCCGCATCATCCAGCACGAAATGGATCATCTGcagggctgcttgttcattgACAAAATGGACAGCGGGACATTTACCAATCTCCACTGGATGGAGGTCAATGACTGACCGAGGGTCTGGAAAACCGGCATGCAGACACTTCAGGTGA
- the Cog8 gene encoding conserved oligomeric Golgi complex subunit 8 isoform X3, whose amino-acid sequence MATAVTLQSSAPASATATATAAALGEVEDEGLLASLFRDRFPEAQWRERPDVGRYLRELSGSGLDRLRREPERLAEERAQLLQQTRDLAFANYKTFIRGAECTERIHRLFGDVETSLGHLLDRLPSFQQSCRNFVKEAEEISSNRRMNTLTLNRHTEILEILEIPQLMDTCVRNSYYEEALELAAYVRRLERKYSSIPVIQSIVNEVRQSMQLMLSQLIQQLRTNIQLPACLRVIGYLRRMDVFTEAELRVKFLQARDAWLRSILTAIPNDDPYFHITKTIEACRVHLFDIITQYRAIFSDEDPLLPSAMGEYTVNEGAIFHGWVLQKISQFLQVLETDLYRGIGGRLDSLLGQCMYFGLSFSRVGADFRGQLAPVFQRVALNSFQKAVEEAVEKFQDEMTSYTLISAAAILGSSNMPAAVPTTQPGTLQPPMVLLDFPPLACFLNNILVAFNDLRLCCPVALAQDVTRALEDALAKVTKTILAFHRAEEAAFSSGELEIFVQFCTAFLEDLVPYLNRCLQVLFPPAQIAQTLGISPTQLSKHGNLGHVNISAIQEPLAFILPKRESVFCLDGQELVPDLVAPAQELSAEQPGLDPRGEPVVWSASGWTARIIQHEMDHLQGCLFIDKMDSGTFTNLHWMEVND is encoded by the exons CCGCGCTGGGGGAGGTGGAAGATGAGGGACTCCTGGCGTCGCTCTTCCGCGACCGCTTCCCCGAGGCCCAGTGGCGTGAGCGGCCGGACGTGGGCCGCTACCTCCGGGAGCTGAGCGGCTCGGGGCTGGACCGGCTGCGACGCGAGCCCGAGCGCTTGGCGGAGGAGCGGGCCCAGCTGCTGCAGCAGACGCGCGACCTGGCCTTCGCCAATTACAAGACGTTCATTCGCGGTGCCGAGTGCACCGAGCGCATCCACCGTCTCTTTGGCGACGTGGAAACGTCCCTCGGTCACCTGCTCGACCGTCTGCCCAGCTTTCAGCAGAGCTGCAG GAACTTTGTGAAGGAGGCCGAGGAGATCAGCTCTAACCGCCGGATGAACACCCTGACTCTAAACCGGCACACAGAAATCCTGGAGATTTTAGAGATTCCCCAGCTTATGGACACCTGTGTCCGAAATAGCTATTACGAAGAGGCCCTGGAGCTTGCCGCCTATGTTCGCCGACTGGAAAGGAAATACTCCTCTATCCCTGTCATCCAG AGCATCGTGAATGAAGTGCGCCAGTCCATGCAGCTGATGCTGAGCCAGTTGATCCAGCAACTGAGGACCAACATCCAGCTCCCAGCCTGCCTGCGTGTCATTGGCTATCTCCGGCGCATGGATGTCTTCACTGAGGCTGAGCTGAGGGTGAAGTTTCTTCAGGCCCGGGATGCTTGGCTTCGCTCCATCCTGACTGCCATCCCTAATGATGATCCTTATTTCCATATCACAAAAACCATAGAGGCCTGCCGGGTCCACCTCTTTGATATCATCACTCAGTACCGTGCCATCTTCTCGGATGAGGACCCCTTGCTGCCGTCTGCCATGGGAGAGTACACTGTGAATGAGGGTGCCATCTTCCATGGCTGGGTGCTGCAGAAAATCTCACAGTTCCTGCAAGTGTTAGAGACCGATCTTTACCGGGGTATAGGAGGGCGCTTGGATTCTCTGCTAGGCCAATGCATGTACTTTGGGCTGTCCTTTAGCCGGGTGGGGGCTGATTTCCGGGGCCAGTTGGCTCCTGTTTTCCAGAGAGTGGCACTCAACTCTTTCCAGAAAGCAGTTGAGGAAGCAGTAGAAAAATTCCAGGATGAAATGACTTCGTACACCCTCATCTCAGCTGCAGCCATCCTGGGCAGCAGTAACATGCCTGCTGCAGTGCCAACCACACAACCCGGGACGTTGCAGCCACCGATGGTACTCCTAGACTTCCCGCCGCTTGCCTGCTTCCTTAACAACATTTTGGTTGCTTTCAACGATCTGCGTCTCTGCTGTCCTGTGGCCCTAGCACAGGATGTGACTCGGGCCTTGGAGGATGCCCTTGCCAAG GTAACTAAAACAATCCTGGCATTCCATCGCGCTGAAGAGGCTGCATTCAGCAGTGGGGAACTTGAAATCTTCGTCCAGTTCTGCACTGCCTTCCTGGAAGACCTTGTTCCGTATCTGAACCGCTGTCTTCAAGTCCTGTTCCCGCCAGCTCAGATAGCCCAGACTCTAg GCATTTCACCCACCCAGCTCTCCAAGCACGGAAACCTTGGGCATGTGAACATCAGCGCTATCCAGGAGCCTCTCGCCTTTATCCTGCCTAAGAGAGAGTCAGTCTTCTGTCTAGATGGCCAGGAACTAGTGCCCGACCTCGTGGCCCCAGCTCAAGAGCTTTCTGCGgagcagcctg GACTGGACCCAAGGGGAGAGCCGGTGGTGTGGTCAGCAAGTGGGTGGACAGCCCGCATCATCCAGCACGAAATGGATCATCTGcagggctgcttgttcattgACAAAATGGACAGCGGGACATTTACCAATCTCCACTGGATGGAGGTCAATGACTGA
- the Cog8 gene encoding conserved oligomeric Golgi complex subunit 8 isoform X1, translated as MATAVTLQSSAPASATATATAAALGEVEDEGLLASLFRDRFPEAQWRERPDVGRYLRELSGSGLDRLRREPERLAEERAQLLQQTRDLAFANYKTFIRGAECTERIHRLFGDVETSLGHLLDRLPSFQQSCRNFVKEAEEISSNRRMNTLTLNRHTEILEILEIPQLMDTCVRNSYYEEALELAAYVRRLERKYSSIPVIQSIVNEVRQSMQLMLSQLIQQLRTNIQLPACLRVIGYLRRMDVFTEAELRVKFLQARDAWLRSILTAIPNDDPYFHITKTIEACRVHLFDIITQYRAIFSDEDPLLPSAMGEYTVNEGAIFHGWVLQKISQFLQVLETDLYRGIGGRLDSLLGQCMYFGLSFSRVGADFRGQLAPVFQRVALNSFQKAVEEAVEKFQDEMTSYTLISAAAILGSSNMPAAVPTTQPGTLQPPMVLLDFPPLACFLNNILVAFNDLRLCCPVALAQDVTRALEDALAKVTKTILAFHRAEEAAFSSGELEIFVQFCTAFLEDLVPYLNRCLQVLFPPAQIAQTLGISPTQLSKHGNLGHVNISAIQEPLAFILPKRESVFCLDGQELVPDLVAPAQELSAEQPGLEPVTSAAPEGGSEKGEPEEPLPGEPVVGEPLLAQPPSEEP; from the exons CCGCGCTGGGGGAGGTGGAAGATGAGGGACTCCTGGCGTCGCTCTTCCGCGACCGCTTCCCCGAGGCCCAGTGGCGTGAGCGGCCGGACGTGGGCCGCTACCTCCGGGAGCTGAGCGGCTCGGGGCTGGACCGGCTGCGACGCGAGCCCGAGCGCTTGGCGGAGGAGCGGGCCCAGCTGCTGCAGCAGACGCGCGACCTGGCCTTCGCCAATTACAAGACGTTCATTCGCGGTGCCGAGTGCACCGAGCGCATCCACCGTCTCTTTGGCGACGTGGAAACGTCCCTCGGTCACCTGCTCGACCGTCTGCCCAGCTTTCAGCAGAGCTGCAG GAACTTTGTGAAGGAGGCCGAGGAGATCAGCTCTAACCGCCGGATGAACACCCTGACTCTAAACCGGCACACAGAAATCCTGGAGATTTTAGAGATTCCCCAGCTTATGGACACCTGTGTCCGAAATAGCTATTACGAAGAGGCCCTGGAGCTTGCCGCCTATGTTCGCCGACTGGAAAGGAAATACTCCTCTATCCCTGTCATCCAG AGCATCGTGAATGAAGTGCGCCAGTCCATGCAGCTGATGCTGAGCCAGTTGATCCAGCAACTGAGGACCAACATCCAGCTCCCAGCCTGCCTGCGTGTCATTGGCTATCTCCGGCGCATGGATGTCTTCACTGAGGCTGAGCTGAGGGTGAAGTTTCTTCAGGCCCGGGATGCTTGGCTTCGCTCCATCCTGACTGCCATCCCTAATGATGATCCTTATTTCCATATCACAAAAACCATAGAGGCCTGCCGGGTCCACCTCTTTGATATCATCACTCAGTACCGTGCCATCTTCTCGGATGAGGACCCCTTGCTGCCGTCTGCCATGGGAGAGTACACTGTGAATGAGGGTGCCATCTTCCATGGCTGGGTGCTGCAGAAAATCTCACAGTTCCTGCAAGTGTTAGAGACCGATCTTTACCGGGGTATAGGAGGGCGCTTGGATTCTCTGCTAGGCCAATGCATGTACTTTGGGCTGTCCTTTAGCCGGGTGGGGGCTGATTTCCGGGGCCAGTTGGCTCCTGTTTTCCAGAGAGTGGCACTCAACTCTTTCCAGAAAGCAGTTGAGGAAGCAGTAGAAAAATTCCAGGATGAAATGACTTCGTACACCCTCATCTCAGCTGCAGCCATCCTGGGCAGCAGTAACATGCCTGCTGCAGTGCCAACCACACAACCCGGGACGTTGCAGCCACCGATGGTACTCCTAGACTTCCCGCCGCTTGCCTGCTTCCTTAACAACATTTTGGTTGCTTTCAACGATCTGCGTCTCTGCTGTCCTGTGGCCCTAGCACAGGATGTGACTCGGGCCTTGGAGGATGCCCTTGCCAAG GTAACTAAAACAATCCTGGCATTCCATCGCGCTGAAGAGGCTGCATTCAGCAGTGGGGAACTTGAAATCTTCGTCCAGTTCTGCACTGCCTTCCTGGAAGACCTTGTTCCGTATCTGAACCGCTGTCTTCAAGTCCTGTTCCCGCCAGCTCAGATAGCCCAGACTCTAg GCATTTCACCCACCCAGCTCTCCAAGCACGGAAACCTTGGGCATGTGAACATCAGCGCTATCCAGGAGCCTCTCGCCTTTATCCTGCCTAAGAGAGAGTCAGTCTTCTGTCTAGATGGCCAGGAACTAGTGCCCGACCTCGTGGCCCCAGCTCAAGAGCTTTCTGCGgagcagcctggcctggaaccagTTACTTCAGCGGCCCCCGAGGGCGGGTCAGAGAAGGGAGAACCAGAGGAACCTCTGCCTGGGGAGCCAGTGGTGGGGGAGCCGCTGCTCGCGCAGCCGCCCAGTGAGGAGCCATAG
- the Cog8 gene encoding conserved oligomeric Golgi complex subunit 8 isoform X2 — MTGPRSRAGTTLPGVPGASGRTGRGGFGAMGLLGGLLVAARVPLGGVLSCSSSACLDGPARTRSYWRYLRRLVWGAPQPPYSRVCQVGDPVLRTVAAPVEPAQLAGPELQRLVGRLVQVMRRRRCLGLSAPQLGVPLQVLALEFPDALFRTFSPRLRELRQMEPFPLRVLVNPSLRVLDNRMVTFPEGCESVAGFLACVPRFQAVQISGLDPRGEPVVWSASGWTARIIQHEMDHLQGCLFIDKMDSGTFTNLHWMEVND; from the exons ATGACTGGTCCCAGAAGTCGCGCGGGAACTACGCTTCCCGGCGTCCCTGGCGCTAGCGGGAGGACGGGTCGCGGCGGTTTCGGCGCCATGGGGCTGCTGGGTGGGCTGCTGGTAGCGGCGCGGGTCCCGCTGGGCGGGGTGCTGAGTTGCAGCTCGTCGGCCTGCCTAGACGGCCCCGCACGCACGCGCTCCTACTGGCGGTACCTGAGGCGTCTCGTATGGGGCGCACCGCAGCCGCCATACTCGCGCGTGTGCCAGGTCGGAGACCCGGTGCTGCGCACCGTGGCGGCCCCGGTGGAACCCGCACAGCTGGCGGGGCCGGAGCTGCAGCGGCTCGTGGGGCGGCTGGTGCAGGTGATGCGGCGGCGGCGCTGCTTGGGTCTGAGTGCGCCGCAGCTGGGGGTGCCGCTGCAAGTGCTGGCGCTCGAGTTCCCCGACGCGCTCTTCCGCACCTTCTCACCGCGCCTGCGCGAGCTGCGTCAGATGGAGCCTTTCCCGCTTCGCGTGCTGGTGAACCCCAGCCTGAGGGTGCTGGACAACCGCATGGTCACCTTCCCCGAGGGCTGCGAGAGCGTTGCCGGTTTCCTGGCGTGTGTGCCTCGCTTCCAGGCCGTGCAGATCTCAG GACTGGACCCAAGGGGAGAGCCGGTGGTGTGGTCAGCAAGTGGGTGGACAGCCCGCATCATCCAGCACGAAATGGATCATCTGcagggctgcttgttcattgACAAAATGGACAGCGGGACATTTACCAATCTCCACTGGATGGAGGTCAATGACTGA
- the Vps4a gene encoding vacuolar protein sorting-associated protein 4A yields the protein MTTSTLQKAIDLVTKATEEDKAKNYEEALRLYQHAVEYFLHAIKYEAHSDKAKESIRAKCVQYLDRAEKLKDYLRNKEKHGKKPVKENQSEGKGSDSDSEGDNPEKKKLQEQLMGAVVMEKPNIRWNDVAGLEGAKEALKEAVILPIKFPHLFTGKRTPWRGILLFGPPGTGKSYLAKAVATEANNSTFFSVSSSDLMSKWLGESEKLVKNLFELARQHKPSIIFIDEVDSLCGSRNENESEAARRIKTEFLVQMQGVGNNNDGTLVLGATNIPWVLDSAIRRRFEKRIYIPLPEEAARAQMFRLHLGSTPHNLTDANIHELARKTEGYSGADISIIVRDSLMQPVRKVQSATHFKKVCGPSRTNPSVVIDDLLTPCSPGDQGAIEMTWMDVPGDKLLEPVVCMSDMLRSLATTRPTVNAEDLLKVKKFSEDFGQES from the exons GCTGTGGAGTATTTCCTCCACGCCATCAAAT ATGAAGCACACAGCGACAAGGCCAAGGAGAGCATTCGAGCGAAGTGCGTGCAGTACCTAGACCGAGCAGAGAAGCTGAAAGATTATTTAcgaaacaaagagaaacatggCAAGAAGCCAGTCAAGGAGAATCAGAGTGAGGGCAAGGG TAGCGACAGTGACAGTGAAGGGGATAatccagagaaaaagaaattgcaAGAACAGTTGATGG GTGCTGTTGTGATGGAGAAGCCCAACATACGGTGGAATGATGTGGCTGGACTCGAGGGGGCTAAAGAGGCTCTCAAAGAAGCTGTCATTTTGCCAATTAAATTCCCACACCTTTTTACAG GCAAGCGCACCCCTTGGCGAGGTATACTGCTCTTTGGGCCCCCAGGCACAGGCAAGTCCTACCTGGCCAAAGCCGTGGCAACAGAAGCCAAcaactccaccttcttctctGTGTCCTCCTCGGATCTGATGTCTAAGTGGTTGGGGGAGAGTGAGAA GCTAGTCAAGAACCTGTTTGAGTTGGCCAGGCAACACAAGCCTTCCATCATCTTCATCGATGAGGTGGATTCCCTCTGCGGGTCACGGAATGAAAATGAGAGCGAGGCTGCCCGAAGGATCAAAACGGAGTTCTTGGTCCAGATGCAGG GAGTGGGGAATAACAATGATGGGACTCTTGTTCTTGGTGCCACAAATATCCCCTGGGTGTTGGATTCAGCCATTAGGAGGAG GTTTGAGAAGCGAATTTATATCCCATTGCCAGAGGAAGCGGCCCGTGCCCAGATGTTTCGGTTACATCTGGGAAGCACACCTCACAACCTCACGGATGCTAACATCCACGAGCTGGCCCGGAAGACAGAAGGCTACTCAGGAGCAGACATCAGCATCATCGTGCGGGACTCCCTCATGCAGCCGGTTAGAAAAGTGCAGTCAGCAACACACTTCAAGAAG GTTTGTGGTCCTTCCCGCACCAACCCTAGTGTTGTGATTGATGATCTTCTGACCCCATGTTCTCCAGGGGACCAAGGGGCCATAGAGATGACTTGGATGGATGTCCCTGGTGATAAACTCTTAGAGCCTGTGGTTTGCATG TCAGACATGCTCCGGTCTTTAGCCACCACCCGGCCCACAGTGAATGCAGAAGACCTCCTGAAAGTGAAGAAATTCTCTGAGGACTTTGGACAGGAGAGCTAA